In a single window of the Aridibaculum aurantiacum genome:
- a CDS encoding ABC transporter permease, with amino-acid sequence MDIALFIARRIAFNSQKSFSRFIIRLATVATAVSVAAMIITLAFVNGFQETVSQKVFSFWGHVRLQQYEPNKALVAEESPLETNNEAIAIVKGMPGVETVQTFATKSAVLQHESNIEGLLFKGVEAGYNFQHLQDFLREGEWPSFTDSLYSRDIVLSAPIAEQMELKVNDSIRIYFIDPGGGRSNFRRMRISGIYKTGIEEYDKLFAIGDLRLIQRLNNWQNNQVGGYEVFLSDYRQMDSVSFLINEHETLPTSWISRTVKEVYPNIFDWLGIQDVNRDVIFIVMAIVAIINLVTCLLILVLERTKMVGILKAIGAPDGTIQTLFLFHATYITLIGVGFGLLAGVGLALLQQYTGFISLDETAYYVATAPVKVIWWEVLLVCIGTVVVCFLSLIFPTLLVRNIQPVKAIQFR; translated from the coding sequence TTGGATATAGCGCTGTTTATAGCCCGCCGCATTGCTTTCAATTCTCAAAAATCGTTTTCAAGATTTATCATACGACTTGCTACGGTAGCCACTGCTGTTAGTGTGGCTGCAATGATCATTACGCTGGCATTTGTGAATGGTTTCCAGGAAACGGTGAGCCAGAAAGTTTTCAGCTTTTGGGGGCATGTTCGCCTGCAACAATACGAGCCAAATAAAGCGCTGGTAGCTGAAGAAAGTCCGTTAGAAACAAATAATGAAGCCATAGCAATTGTAAAAGGAATGCCTGGTGTAGAAACCGTTCAGACCTTTGCAACGAAAAGCGCAGTACTGCAACATGAAAGCAATATTGAAGGATTGCTTTTCAAAGGTGTAGAAGCAGGTTATAATTTTCAGCACCTGCAAGATTTTTTACGCGAAGGCGAATGGCCATCTTTTACCGACAGCCTGTATAGCCGCGACATTGTACTTTCTGCTCCTATAGCTGAACAAATGGAACTTAAAGTGAATGACAGTATCCGCATTTACTTCATTGACCCGGGAGGCGGACGCAGCAATTTCAGGAGGATGCGTATTAGCGGCATTTACAAAACAGGCATTGAAGAATACGATAAACTATTTGCTATCGGTGATCTTAGGTTGATACAAAGACTAAATAACTGGCAGAACAACCAAGTAGGTGGATATGAAGTTTTTTTATCTGATTACAGGCAAATGGACAGTGTGAGTTTTCTTATCAACGAGCATGAAACGCTGCCTACCAGCTGGATCAGCCGTACGGTAAAAGAAGTTTATCCAAACATATTTGACTGGCTGGGCATACAGGATGTGAACAGGGATGTGATATTTATTGTGATGGCAATTGTAGCGATCATCAACCTGGTGACATGCCTGCTGATACTGGTATTGGAAAGAACAAAAATGGTGGGCATTTTAAAAGCCATTGGTGCACCTGATGGCACCATTCAAACACTGTTTCTTTTTCACGCTACTTATATAACGCTCATTGGCGTTGGCTTTGGATTATTGGCTGGTGTTGGATTGGCCCTCTTACAGCAGTACACAGGATTTATTAGCCTGGATGAAACAGCATATTATGTAGCCACTGCACCAGTAAAAGTTATATGGTGGGAGGTTCTGCTGGTGTGTATAGGTACTGTCGTGGTATGTTTCCTCTCACTTATATTTCCTACCCTTTTGGTAAGAAATATTCAACCGGTTAAAGCCATACAGTTCAGGTAG
- a CDS encoding DUF5103 domain-containing protein, with protein MKRLLLPFIVLFTFTSVMANQPDQVLMPNITGVKVFQVGNQLGYPIITLNSGEQLELHFDDLDARVKNYFYTFQLCNADWTPVNLSTFDYLRGFSQVRLNQYRASALALTRYIHYQATLPDRNCVPTRSGNYLLKVFLDGDTSKLAFTKRVLVVEKIAEVGAQVLQPFNTDLFRTHQKVQFVVNKGRLNVVSPVQQIKAVVLQNYRWDNAKMNITPTFVRQTTVEFNAENDAVFPAGKEFRWADLRSFRLQSDRVKTADYGKTATNIFMQPDPERNNQRYINFRDFNGFYFTETTDVPNPWWQGDYASVHFTFVPNENQPYPNKKVFVVGEMNQYNVHDTAAMIYNADKGVYEKTLFLKQGYYSYTYVTKDAGNRRGRIESETTDGNYWETENDYTVLIYYRSLAGRHDELIGITTVNSLNSRRIGF; from the coding sequence ATGAAGCGATTGCTACTTCCCTTTATAGTGTTATTTACTTTCACGTCCGTAATGGCTAATCAACCAGACCAAGTGTTGATGCCAAACATTACGGGGGTAAAGGTTTTCCAGGTAGGCAACCAGCTTGGATATCCTATCATAACGCTTAATAGTGGCGAGCAGCTTGAACTTCATTTTGATGATTTGGATGCACGGGTAAAAAATTACTTCTATACTTTTCAGTTGTGTAATGCAGATTGGACACCGGTAAACCTCAGCACTTTTGACTACCTGCGTGGCTTCAGCCAGGTAAGGCTTAATCAATATAGGGCTTCCGCACTTGCGCTTACACGTTATATACATTACCAGGCTACACTGCCCGATAGAAATTGCGTACCTACCCGCAGTGGAAATTATTTGCTTAAGGTGTTTCTTGACGGCGACACAAGCAAGCTTGCATTTACCAAAAGAGTATTGGTAGTAGAAAAAATTGCAGAAGTAGGAGCACAGGTGTTACAGCCTTTCAATACCGACCTGTTTCGTACGCACCAAAAAGTACAGTTTGTTGTAAACAAAGGACGACTGAACGTGGTAAGTCCTGTTCAGCAGATAAAGGCAGTTGTGCTGCAGAATTACAGGTGGGACAATGCTAAGATGAATATTACACCAACTTTTGTAAGGCAAACAACGGTGGAATTTAATGCAGAGAATGATGCCGTTTTTCCTGCCGGTAAAGAATTCCGCTGGGCAGACCTCCGCAGTTTCCGATTGCAAAGTGACCGTGTAAAAACTGCTGATTATGGTAAAACAGCTACCAATATTTTCATGCAGCCTGACCCGGAAAGGAATAACCAGCGTTATATCAATTTCAGAGATTTCAATGGTTTCTATTTTACTGAAACTACAGATGTACCTAACCCATGGTGGCAGGGAGATTACGCATCGGTGCATTTCACTTTTGTGCCAAATGAAAACCAGCCATATCCAAATAAGAAAGTATTTGTAGTTGGTGAAATGAACCAATACAATGTTCATGATACAGCCGCTATGATTTATAATGCTGATAAAGGAGTTTACGAGAAGACGTTGTTCCTGAAGCAAGGATATTATTCGTACACCTACGTAACCAAAGATGCAGGTAATAGGAGAGGTCGTATAGAATCGGAAACTACGGATGGCAATTATTGGGAAACAGAAAATGATTATACGGTACTTATTTATTACCGTTCGTTAGCTGGCAGGCACGATGAGCTGATAGGCATAACCACAGTAAACTCTCTTAACAGCCGCCGGATCGGGTTCTAA